A DNA window from Acomys russatus chromosome 7, mAcoRus1.1, whole genome shotgun sequence contains the following coding sequences:
- the Polg gene encoding DNA polymerase subunit gamma-1, protein MSRLLWKKVAGAKVASGPVPATGRWVSSSVLAPVPVPSDGQPPSQVPSSENRQLRLNSLLIQMLSRGLHEQIFGCGGEAPDEAAVQRSIEHLQKHGLWGQPATPLPDVELRLPRLFGGNLDQHFRLLAQKQSLPYLEAAASLLEAQLPPQPRSWAWAEGWTRYGPEGEAEPVAIPEERALVFDVEVCLSEGTCPTLAVAISPSAWYSWCSRRLVEERYSWTSRLSPADLIPLEVSASASSSTQQDWQEQLVVGHNVSFDRAHIREQYLIQGSRMRFLDTMSMHMAISGLSSFQRSLWMGAKQGKHKTQGLTQRGQKSQRKANGPAISSWDWMDISSANNLADVHSLYVGGPPLEKEPRELFIRGTMRDIRENFQDLMQYCARDVWATYEVFQQQLPLFLERCPHPVTLAGMLEMGVSYLPVNQNWERYLAETQSTYEELQREMKKSLMDLANDACQLLSGERYKEDPWLWDLEWDLQEFKQKKAKKVKKPASASKLPIEGAGPFGDPTDQEDPGPLSEEEELQQDVMACARLQQLKSTTDLLPKRPQHLPGHPGWYRKLCPRLDDPAWTPGPSLLSLQMRVTPKLMALTWDGFPLHYSDSHGWGYLVPGRRDNVTELPMNPAAEPAGVACPYRAIESLYRKHCLEQGKQQLETQEIDLAEEFLLTDSAMWQTVEELGCLDVEAEAKMENSRPGQSLAPPAVCAPKSSQPTYHHGNGPYNDVDIPGCWFFKLPHKDGNNYNVGSPFAKDFLPKMEDGTLQAGPGGASGPRALEINKMISFWRNAHKRISSQMVVWLPRSALPRAVTRHLNFDEEGRYGAILPQVVTAGTITRRAVEPTWLTASNARPDRVGSELKAMVQAPPGYVLVGADVDSQELWIAAILGDAHFAGMHGCTAFGWMTLQGRKSRGTDLHSKTATTVGISREHAKVFNYGRIYGAGQSFAERLLMQFNHRLTRQEAAEKAQQMYAITKGLRRYRLSEEGEWLVRQLALPVDKTEDGWVSLQDLRMIRREASRKSRWKKWEVAAERAWTGGTESEMFNKLESIAMSDTPRTPVLGCCISRALEPSVVQGEFMTSRVNWVVQSSAVDYLHLMLVAMKWLFEEFAIDGRFCISIHDEVRYLVREEDRYRAALALQITNLLTRCMFAYKLGLNDLPQSVAFFSAVDIDQCLRKEVTMDCKTPSNPTGLERRYGIPQGEALDIYQIIELTKGSLEKRSQPGS, encoded by the exons ATGAGCCGCCTGCTCTGGAAGAAGGTGGCCGGCGCCAAGGTCGCCTCAGGGCCAGTCCCAGCCACAGGACGCTGGGTCTCCAGCTCCGTCCTCGCCCCCGTGCCCGTCCCCAGCGACGGGCAGCCGCCGTCGCAAGTGCCCTCCTCAGAGAACAGGCAGCTGCGGCTCAACTCCTTGCTCATCCAGATGCTGTCGAGAGGGCTGCACGAGCAAATCTTCGGGTGCGGAGGGGAGGCCCCCGACGAGGCCGCGGTGCAGCGCAGCATCGAGCACCTGCAGAAGCACGGGCTCTGGGGGCAGCCGGCAACGCCCCTGCCAGACGTGGAGCTGCGCCTGCCCCGGCTCTTCGGGGGCAACCTGGACCAGCACTTCCGCCTCCTGGCCCAGAAGCAGAGCCTCCCTTACTTGGAGGCGGCCGCCTCGTTATTGGAGGCCCAATTGCCCCCCCAGCCCAGGAGCTGGGCCTGGGCGGAGGGCTGGACCCGGTACGGCCCCGAGGGGGAGGCCGAACCCGTGGCCATCCCCGAGGAGCGGGCCCTGGTGTTCGACGTGGAGGTCTGCTTGTCAGAGGGAACCTGCCCCACTTTGGCGGTGGCCATATCCCCCTCGGCCTG GTATTCCTGGTGCAGCCGGCGGCTGGTGGAAGAGCGTTACTCTTGGACCAGCCGGCTATCGCCGGCTGACCTAATCCCCTTGGAGGTCTCTGCTAGTGCCAgcagctccacccagcaggactGGCAGGAACAGTTAGTGGTGGGGCACAATGTTTCCTTTGACCGAGCCCATATCAGAGAGCAGTATCTGATTCAG GGCTCCCGCATGCGCTTTCTGGACACTATGAGCATGCACATGGCCATCTCAGGGCTGAGCAGCTTCCAGCGCAGTCTGTGGATGGGAGCCAAGCAGGGCAAGCACAAGACCCAAGGCCTCACACAGCGAGGTCAGAAGTCCCAGAGGAAAGCCAATGGTCCAGCG ATTTCATCCTGGGACTGGATGGACATCAGCAGTGCCAATAATCTTGCAGACGTGCACAGCCTTTACGTAGGGGGACCTCCCTTAGAGAAGGAGCCTCGGGAACTGTTCATCAGAGGCACCATGAGGGATATCCGGGAGaactttcag GATCTGATGCAGTACTGTGCCCGTGATGTGTGGGCCACCTATGAGGTTttccagcagcagctgccactCTTCTTAGAGAG GTGTCCCCACCCAGTGACTCTGGCTGGCATGCTAGAGATGGGTGTCTCGTACCTGCCTGTCAACCAGAACTGGGAGCGTTACCTGGCAGAGACACAGAGCACCTATGAGGAGCTGCAGCGGGAGATGAAGAAGTCGCTGATGGATCTGGCTAATGATGCCTGCCAGTTGCTCTCTGGAGAGAG GTACAAAGAAGATCCTTGGCTCTGGGACCTAGAGTGGGATTTGCAGGAGTTTAAGCAGAAAAAGGCAAAGAAGGTGAAGAAGCCAGCCTCAGCCAGCAAGTTGCCCATCGAGGGAGCTGGGCCTTTTGGGGATCCCACGGATCAGGAAG ATCCTGGACCACtcagtgaggaggaggagcttcAGCAAGATGTAATGGCCTGTGCCCGCTTACAGCAGCTGAAGAGCACCACAGACCTCCTGCCTAAGCGGCCCCAGCACCTTCCGGGACACCCTGG GTGGTACCGGAAGCTCTGCCCTCGGCTCGATGACCCTGCATGGACTCCAGGCCCCAGCCTCCTCAGCCTGCAGATGCGGGTCACTCCTAAGCTCATGGCACTGACCTGGGATGGTTTTCCTCTACACTACTCAGACTCCCATGGTTGGGGCTACCTGGTGCCTGGGCGGCGGGATAATGTGACTGAGCTGCCAATGAACCCCGCCGCAGAGCCGGCTGGAGTAGCGTGCCCCTACAG AGCCATCGAGTCCTTGTACAGGAAGCACTGCCTTGAACAGGGGAAGCAGCAGTTGGAGACCCAGGAGATAGACCTGGCTGAGGAGTTCTTACTCACTGACAGCGCCATGTGGCAGACG GTAGAAGAGCTGGGCTGCTTAGATGTGGAGGCTGAGGCCAAGATGGAGAATTCACGGCCGGGTCAATCCCTCGCTCCG CCTGCTGTTTGTGCCCCCAAATCCAGCCAGCCCACTTACCACCATGGCAATGGACCGTATAATGATGTGGATATCCCCGGTTGCTGGTTTTTCAAGCTGCCTCACAAG GATGGCAACAACTACAATGTGGGAAGTCCCTTTGCCAAAGATTTCCTGCCTAAGATGGAAGATGGCACCCTGCAGGCTGGCCCAGGAGGTGCCAGTGGACCCCGTGccctggaaataaataaaatgatttctttttggaGGAATGCTCATAAACGTATCAG CTCTCAGATGGTGGTATGGCTCCCCAGGTCAGCTCTGCCCCGTGCTGTAACCAG ACACCTTAACTTCGATGAGGAAGGCCGCTATGGGGCCATCCTGCCCCAGGTGGTAACTGCTGGTACCATCACCCGCCGAGCTGTGGAGCCCACATGGCTCACTGCCAGCAATGCTCGG CCTGACCGAGTAGGCAGTGAGTTGAAAGCCATGGTGCAGGCTCCACCTGGCTATGTCCTCGTGGGTGCTGATGTGGACTCACAGGAGCTGTGGATTGCAGCGATACTTGGAGATGCTCACTTTGCTGGTATGCATG gCTGCACGGCCTTTGGCTGGATGACACTACAGGGCAGGAAGAGCAGGGGCACTGATCTACACAGTAAGACAGCCACCACTGTAGGCATCAGCCGAGAGCATGCTAAAGTCTTCAACTACGGCCGTATCTATGGGGCTGGGCAGTCCTTTGCTGAGCGCCTACTGATGCAGTTCAACCACAGGCTCacaaggcaggaggcagctgaGAAGGCCCAGCAGATGTATGCCATCACAAAGGGCCTCCGCCG GTATCGGCTGTCAGAGGAGGGCGAGTGGCTGGTGAGACAGTTGGCCCTCCCTGTGGACAAGACTGAGGATGGCTGGGTTTCCCTCCAGGATCTTCGAATGATCCGAAGAGAAGCTTCAAGGAA GTCACGCTGGAAGAAGTGGGAGGTGGCTGCTGAGCGAGCATGGACAGGGGGCACAGAGTCAGAAATGTTTAATAAGCTGGAGAGCATTGCCATGTCTGACACCCCACGTACCCCAGTGCTGGGCTGCTGCATCAGCAGAGCCCTGGAGCCCTCAGTTGTCCAGGGAGAG TTTATGACTAGCCGTGTGAACTGGGTGGTGCAGAGCTCTGCTGTGGACTACTTACACCTCATGCTTGTGGCCATGAAGTGGCTGTTTGAGGAATTTGCCATTGACGGGCGCTTCTGCATCAGCATCCATGATGAGGTTCGTTACCTGGTACGAGAGGAGGACCGCTACCGTGCTGCCCTGGCACTGCAGATCACCAACCTCTTGACCAG GTGCATGTTTGCCTACAAGCTGGGTCTGAATGATCTGCCCCAGTCAGTCGCCTTTTTCAGTGCAGTAGATATTGACCAGTGCCTCAGGAAGGAAGTGACCATGGACTGTAAAACTCCTTCTAACCCAACTGGGCTGGAAAGGAGATACGGGATTCCCCAGG GTGAAGCACTGGATATTTACCAGATAATTGAACTCACCAAAGGCTCCTTGGAAAAACGAAGCCAGCCTGGATCCTAG